Within Citrus sinensis cultivar Valencia sweet orange chromosome 1, DVS_A1.0, whole genome shotgun sequence, the genomic segment gtagttTTAGGACTCACATGGATGAAGGAGAGAGCATTTTAGGAGTAATATATGAAGATAGTGAAGATAACTTAGAAGATGGCGAAGATGTTGAGATGCTTGATGTAGAGGAAGGAGAGCTTGTGGAGCATAATTCAAGCTCACAAACCAATGTGGAGCAGAGCAGCAGTGGGGATGTCAGTGCAGGAAATCAGGGTTCACAAAGTAAAAACCGCAGGCGGAGGgcaaataagaagaagaataagaaaaagaggagtGGTCCTGGCCCAAATGTTACTGATGTAAACAGGTTATATTCTTACTCTTACGTATATCACTCAGTTGGACAATTGGTTGTAGGAGTTCATTTTGTGGTTCTGATGATCTAGTACTTATTGTTCTCAGGTTTGTTTCAGACACATGTAAGCGgctaaaagagaagaaatcTTACATGGTATACACAGCTGTTGGTTGTCTTGGCATTCCTGCACTAAGTGATCTCGTTAAGGAGGTACTGTTCTCCCTTTACTTCTACCTAATTTTGCTTTTCACAAGAATTATAAAACTAAAAGTGATATTActtattatgattatgatgcttataaattaattgtgcATCCCTGGACTTGTACATGGATTACTTAAAGGTTTCCCGCTGTCTCCATTTTCTTCACCAAATCTATGCAGTACTTGGTGTTTATTGTTTTTGGTGATCTTTGTGCGAGTATCTCCTATTTTTGGATATACTTGTGCATCTTTTTGTGTTAGAATGAGTGTgttgtaatattattatccaaaatcataCCTTTGAGCTGAGATCTTGTTGTGTACCAATTACTTCATTAAACAACTTTCAGCATTATGCTGATGTTGGTCCTGAATCTGTGATGTTAGTTTTGAATACTTCTGGGAATGATGTAACCTTATCTCCTGAAGTTTCTCCACTTCGCGAATTCAATTGGTAATGTTTAGAAATCAACCACTCAAGTCTCTGCAAAAGTAAGATTTGTTTGAGTCTTTTTTAGGAAAGGTGAGAATCTGGGTTGTAGTTGGATTTGGACCAGCCCAGAGCTGAAATATATATCCACTCTATTTAAAGCCATTCTACCATTCTTGATGTCTGATGCTCTATATTGTTTCAATACCCTTGCAGATCTTTCTGGCAGAAGCCATTTTGCTGCTCAAATTATGTGCTCTGAACTGAGATATACAATGGCTGAACCTATTCATCGTTTACTTTTTGTGTAGgttgttataatttttccttcaagTTTTTCAAACATTGTGCATGGAAATACCTAGATCTACATagatttatgttaaaaatctAAGTAGAAATGCTACCGATGAATGaagatatgtttttttttttgggggggggggtggatttttcaaatttttagagCAAACGTTAGTTCATATCTTTTGTTTCaatgaattcaaattttgatgtGAGTGTTGGAAATAAGTACTGTTTTAGGTCTCTGTTTCATATACACTGCTTGTGTAAGCTAAAGTTCCCTTATTTACTAGTGATATGTAATTTCCTTGGTTTTAGGGTCTTCATTGTCAGGCTTTAATATCAAATGAAAGCCTTTTTCTCCCTTGCTTTATTATACatcatctttttattatatttaaagaaaCTTTCATATCCATCAAGTATTTTGCGCCAGAAGATAAAGCATAGATTATAAACTAGCCTTTTGACCATGGTTTTAGTTTGATTAGAAAATGTTGACTGAAATTTGGGAGTTATAAAGCTATTTTAACTTGCTGTTGGGAGTGGAAGTGTGTTAGTTGTGGGAAGCATACATACCGTGATCTATGTAACTACTGCTTGTAGGTACATACATGGAGATATGGAGTTTATGTTGGAGAATTTGTGCTATGGAATGTGGTCTTTGCTTGTAtacatttatatatgtatttttaatcTTGTACTACTTCCACATTTGGTTTATTATGGATATTATTGTCTgtcattagaaaattttcatttcttttaggctgactttttttctttcttttttttggggttttgtTTTTGGGGTAAACATTGCTTTGCCATTGGGATTGtatgatgaaattttaattttcaggtGGAGGCAATTCAGGCATGTGGAGGTCAGATGACTGCTGATAGCAGACGTTTTCGGACAGGTGGCGGCGTGTTGTGGAACATCATTAAAGCACGAGCACCAGGGGCCTACAAGGAGATAATAAAGAAGACAAAGGAATTTGAGGTGTGTGTGAAATTTATGCAGTAAATACTGTTTTAGTTGGTTATTTAGATgctacttttcttttcataccTATGTTTAAAGGTATTAGATCGTCCTTGGTGTGTTCATTGGAGAGTAATGagaaatgtaaaaaaaaatggcaattAGGGTTTGGTTCTATAAATCTCAAACTGCCCTGGTTCTAATTGTGTGTGATCTCACACAGACTCtaaggaagagaaagaaagcaaactcaaacAAAAAGAAGCGTGATGATTTGCTTCAAAATCTTTTCTCATTTGCCAACATGCtctgctttttgtttttaatctgcCTTTATTATTAGCTTCCCCTATTCTGTGGTCCACTTACACCACAACAGGGGATTTAGCTGTTAAAATTGGATGACCTTTTTTCGACCTGGATATGGTTTCGTATGTGCAGAATTTCTGGCTtctctcttccttttttttttttttttttttttactccgACAGTGAAGTGGCATTGCTATAGCAGTGGTGAAGTTTGTATGGGGAGTT encodes:
- the LOC102612464 gene encoding uncharacterized protein LOC102612464 produces the protein MDEGESILGVIYEDSEDNLEDGEDVEMLDVEEGELVEHNSSSQTNVEQSSSGDVSAGNQGSQSKNRRRRANKKKNKKKRSGPGPNVTDVNRFVSDTCKRLKEKKSYMVYTAVGCLGIPALSDLVKEVEAIQACGGQMTADSRRFRTGGGVLWNIIKARAPGAYKEIIKKTKEFEKQFRQQNNRQVPEQNNRHAPEQIKEASTQRTVGAPTDGTSVSILGGGSQSVPQDQDGKSGAEGKPKSVHDRIRVPVSYDDLLAEDPKNDSI